A stretch of the Osmerus mordax isolate fOsmMor3 chromosome 12, fOsmMor3.pri, whole genome shotgun sequence genome encodes the following:
- the LOC136954155 gene encoding ankyrin repeat and KH domain-containing protein 1-like isoform X2, whose translation MQDAVAGTAMLTDGFEDEIDSVTPRSPVVGMGVGATPGVGLGGIGIGVGGKKVRLFGEPGGPPTERLDFKLAAAAVLSSGPGSGSDEDEVSEVESFILDQEDLDNPIMKTASELLLSSATDGVDLRTVDPETQARLEALLEAAGIGKLSTADGKAFADPEVLRRLTSSVSCALDEAAAALTRMRAENTLNAGQADNLVIFSRSLAEACSDGDVNAVRKLLDEGRSVNEHTEEGESLLCLACSAGYYELAQVLLAMHANVEDRGIKGDITPLMAAASGGYVDIVKLLLVHGADVNAQSSTGNTALTYACAGGFVDVVKVLLKEGANIEDHNENGHTPLMEAASAGHVEVARVLLEYGAGINTHSNEFKESALTLACYKGHLDMVRFLLEAGADQEHKTDEMHTALMEACMDGHVEVARLLLDSGAQVNMPADSFESPLTLAACGGHVELAALLIERGANLEEVNDEGYTPLMEAAREGHEEMVALLLAQGANINAQTEETQETALTLACCGGFLEVADFLIKAGADIELGCSTPLMEAAQEGHLELVKYLLAAGANVHATTATGDTALTYACENGHTDVADVLLQAGANLEHESEGGRTPLMKAARAGHLCTVQFLISKGANVNRATANNDHTVVSLACAGGHLAVVELLLAHGADPTHRLKDGSTMLIEAAKGGHTNVVSYLLDYPNNILSVPAPDLAQLTPPSQDASQVPRVPFQALAMVVPPQEPDRAPSNIATPPPVSSKAVSKQRQAALQPGASNGAPRGPETEPLPPFHLCQPLECIVEETEGKLNELGQRISAIEKAQLQSLELIQGEPLTKDKIEELKKSREEQLSLRLRVAPQVQKKKKILKELQKVERQLQLKTQQQFTKEYLEAKGLKEEQEAGQSQGPGPGPGGEAPPTATTSTPGALTACSGDLAQAGSDTDEEGLREGEQEEEQAGEDEDEEDEEEDDEEEEEDGSDEDVEGEVVEAYPKLPQVDTILYRDGQPPHLPPSPQAQPPPPPLQAPFVPIQPLSDYSPADYPGGTPPELQRVLLGQQQALGAGMLGQQAPDGLMVATPAQTLTDTLDDIMAAVSSRVPMLSTTTSPTPLSQPPSQSPANMASPPSVLPLYPSVDIDAHTESNHDTALTLACAGGHEELVSVLIARGANIEHRDKKGFTPLILAATAGHVGVVEVLLDKGGDIEAQSERTKDTPLSLACSGGRQEVVELLLLRGANKEHRNVSDYTPLSLAASGGYVNIIKILLNAGAEINSRTGSKLGISPLMLAAMNGHVPAVKLLLDMGSDINAQIETNRNTALTLACFQGRAEVVSLLLDRKANVEHRAKTGLTPLMEAASGGYAEVGRVLLDKGADVNAPPVPSSRDTALTIAADKGHYKFCELLINRGAHIDVRNKKGNTPLWLAANGGHFDVVQLLVHASADVDAADNRKITPLMAAFRKGHVKVVQYLVKEVNQFPSDIECMRYIATIADKELLKKCHQCMETIVKAKDQQAAEANKNASILLKELDLEKSREESKKQALAAKREKRKEKRKKKKEEQKRKQEEEEEEKTKEEFCDMQEEKEDSAEEEEVPIDPPSATTTTTIGISATSATFTCTFGKKRAGVATTPSTNRKSKKNKTKDSPDDTIILQDSQVALAQHKADKNKIQGEPRGGGGGLAGGNSDSDPLDSTDCASEGSSSGGKSQELNYLPDLPSCASSYSSSSSSSSSSAPPLGAHPSHALLPGPEKRHCPQLHSDSKLDNKVTVSISKPSQKVPDMSELVPSSLPSPFKTMSLPISSPNSKLSLTSPKRGQKREEGWKEVVRSPAVSVRSKKLSVPASVVSRIMGRGGCNITAIQDVTGAHIDVDKQKDKNGERMITIRGGTESTRHAVQLINALIQDPAKELEDLIPRNHIRAPGSKASSAPFASGASSGSSAGAKAFSSLVTSSGVSFQSSSSSQVGGKVGKGLSSGVRQPFPVSLPLAYAHPQLALLAAQTMHQIRHPRLPMAQFGGTFSPAASTWGPFPVRPVSPGSANSSPKHNGGATGRPGATPHSEHSSAVSPAATVSSPSGTAPAAASPHTPNPPAPSNPQPSAPTPSCVRKQLFTSDPKPSGVTSLSMAPTAAVSSGGNAVRGTGSPAHHHTGMTATSASSSAQAPAGCAPPPLLQPLKVEPSASASPGKEKPPASLESQTSSSSESHSSAGFATPALALPPKPEPRQQLPPPPPSSSAAAITSSSSSTEAPPPLLAPQPSSHLPPGPAPSHSSMHPNNTVPHFSAPAPRVSHRMQPSGPYYPLSEQQQQQVFVPLSAQQEPPKQPQSQAQVSHLPQQPSLPPQAQGPPHQVPSSLGMMNGSQMQHVHGGGKTQQMPPNFGPAALFNHFSSIFDNNNQGNNQVWGACHLPTRSPPEQPYSAPPPYMSMSQMEGLMPPDSSKAPGYRSTSQRMVNNPIALTSYATSISGSPVYLHGPAAVGTPSFSRQHFSPHPWSAASSGESQVAPPSTVSSSSLSSSSGPPPQQPKPGNSSQQDRKVPPPIGTERLARIRQTGSVNPPLLTTSYTAPVGQGGIWSFGVGSASEAMSGWSQPLMSSHMMHPQLQAEQTAFSQHQPMEQDDTGISNPANSYHQPQHMPNSYMDFPKGMPMSMYGGTMLPPHPPMAEGPGAAMYNGLHTPDPAWSPIIKVVPNNTDSSDPQQVWPGTWAPHVHLNHVN comes from the exons AAAGCGTTTGCAGATCCCGAGGTGCTGCGGAGGCTGACGTCGTCGGTGAGCTGCGCCCTGGACGAGGCGGCGGCCGCGCTGACCCGCATGAGGGCAGAGAACACCCTCAACGCCGGCCAGGCCGACAA TCTGGTTATTTTCAGCCGTAGTCTAGCGGAGGCGTGTTCGGACGGAGACGTGAACGCCGTCAGGAAGCTGCTGGACGAGGGGCGGAGCGTCAACGAGCACACGGAGGAGGGCGAGAGCCTGCTGTGCCTGGCCTGCTCTGCCGGCTACTACGAACtcgcacag gtgctgcTGGCCATGCACGCCAACGTGGAGGACCGGGGCATCAAGGGTGACATCACGCCCCTGATGGCGGCCGCCAGCGGAGGCTACGTAGACATCGTCAAGCTGCTGCTGGTGCACGGAGCCGACGTCAACGCCCAGTCCTCCacgg GAAACACAGCTCTGACGTACGCGTGCGCGGGGGGCTTCGTGGACGTGGTGAAGGTGCTCCTCAAGGAGGGCGCCAACATCGAGGACCACAACGAGAACGGCCACACCCCCCTGATGGAGGCGGCCAGCGCCGGCCACGTGGAGGTGGCCCGCGTCCTGCTGGAGTACGGCGCCGGCatcaacacacactccaacgAGTTCAAGGAGAGCGCCCTCACGCTGGCCTGCTACAAAg gtcaCCTGGACATGGTGAGGTTCCTGCTAGAGGCCGGGGCCGACCAGGAACACAAGACAGACGAGATGCACACAGCGCTGATGGAGGCCTGCATG gACGGGCACGTGGAGGTGGCGCGGCTGCTCCTGGACAGCGGGGCGCAGGTCAACATGCCGGCCGACTCCTTCGAGTCGCCGCTAACCCTGGCGGCGTGCGGGGGACACGTGGAGCTGGCCGCACTGCTCATAGAGAGGGGAGccaacctggaggag GTGAACGATGAAGGCTACACGCCCCTCATGGAGGCGGCCAGGGAGGGCCACGAGGAGATGGTGGCCCTGCTGCTGGCTCAGG gAGCGAACATCAACGCCCAGACGGAGGAGACGCAGGAGACGGCTCTGACGCTGGCCTGCTGCGGGGGCTTCCTGGAGGTGGCCGACTTCCTGATCAAGGCCGGGGCCGACATCGAGCTGGGCTGCTCCACGCCGCTGATGGAGGCGGCACAGGAGGGCCACCTGGAGCTGGTCAAGTACCTACTGgctgcag GGGCGAATGTCCACGCTACCACGGCAACGGGAGACACAGCGCTGACCTACGCCTGTGAGAATGGACACACAGATGTGGCTGATGTGCTGCTGCAGGCCGGCGCCAAcctg GAGCATGAGTCTGAGGGGGGGCGGACCCCCCTGATGAAGGCAGCCAGAGCAGGACACCTGTGTACAGTGCAGTTCCTCATCAGCAAGG gtgcCAATGTGAATCGGGCCACGGCCAACAACGACCACACGGTGGTGTCCCTGGCCTGTGCTGGGGGACACCTGGCTgtggtggagctgctgctggCACACGGGGCCGACCCCACGCACAGACTGAAG gaCGGCTCCACCATGTTGATAGAAGCAGCCAAGGGGGGCCACACCAACGTGGTGTCCTACCTGCTGGACTACCCCAACAACATCCTGTCAGTCCCCGCCCCCGACCTGGCACAGCTCACCCCCCCCTCGCAAGACGCCTCTCAG GTTCCACGTGTCCCCTTCCAGGCCCTGGCCATGGTGGTGCCCCCCCAGGAGCCTGACAGAGCCCCCTCCAACATCGCCACGCCCCCACCCGTCTCCAGCAAAG CCGTGTCCAAGCAGAGGCAGGCCGCCCTCCAGCCCGGGGCCTCCAACGGGGCTCCGCGCGGCCCGGAGACGGAGCCCCTGCCCCCCTTCCACCTGTGCCAGCCCCTGGAGTGCATCGTGGAGGAGACGGAGGGCAAGCTGAACGAGCTGGGCCAGAGGATCAGCGCCATCGAGAAGGCCCAGCTGCAGTCCCTGGAGCTGATCCAGGGGGAGCCGCTCACCAAAGACAAGAtcgaggagctgaagaagagccgGGAGGAGCAG TTGAGCCTGCGTCTGCGTGTGGCCCCTCAggtgcagaagaagaagaagatcctCAAGGAGCTGCAGAAGGTGGAGCGCCAGCTGCAGCTCAAGACCCAGCAGCAGTTCACCAAAGAGTACCTGGAGGCCAAGGGGctgaaggaggagcaggaggcgggCCAGAGCCAGGGCCCGGGGCCCGGCCCCgggggggaggccccgcccaccgCCACCACCTCCACGCCCGGGGCCCTCACCGCCTGCTCCGGGGACCTCGCCCAGGCCGGCTCCGACACGGACGAGGAGGGGCTccgagagggggagcaggaggaggagcaggccggggaggacgaggacgaggaggacgaggag gaggacgacgaggaggaggaggaggacggctcGGACGAGGACGTGGAGGGCGAGGTGGTGGAGGCCTACCCCAAGCTGCCCCAGGTGGACACCATCCTGTACAGAGACGGCCAGccgccccacctccccccctcgccccaggcccagcccccccctccgcccctccaggCCCCCTTCGTGCCCATCCAGCCCCTGTCCGACTACAGCCCCGCCGACTACCCCGGCGGAACCCCCCCGGAGCTGCAGAGGGTGCTGCTGGGGCAGCAGCAGGCCCTGGGGGCGGGGATGCTGGGCCAGCAGGCCCCAGACGGACTCATGGTGGCCACGCCCGCGCAGACGCTCACAGACACGCTGGATGACAtcatggcag CTGTGAGTAGCAGGGTGCCCATGCTAAGCACTACGACCTCGCCCACGCCCCTATCCCAGCCCCCGTCTCAGAGCCCCGCCAACATGGCCTCGCCCCCTTCCGTTctgcccctctacccctccgTGGACATTGACGCACAC acggaGAGTAACCACGACACAGCGCTGACGCTGGCGTGTGCAGGAGGACACGAGGAGCTGGTGTCAGTCCTCATCGCACGAGGGGCCAACATCGAGCACCGCGATAAGAAgg gTTTCACCCCTCTCATCCTGGCTGCCACCGCTGGCCatgtgggggtggtggaggtccTCCTGGACAAAGGGGGCGACATCGAGGCCCAGTCAGAGAGAACCAAAGACAcgcccctctccctggcctgctCTGGGGGACGCCAGGAG gtggtggagctgctgctgctgcgggGAGCCAATAAGGAGCACCGTAACGTGTCCGACTACACGCCCCTCAGCCTGGCCGCCTCCGGGGGCTACGTCAACATCATCAAGATCCTCCTCAACGCCGGCGCCGAGATCAactccag GACGGGCAGTAAGCTGGGCATCTCCCCCCTCATGCTGGCGGCCATGAACGGCCACGTCCCCGCCGTCAAGCTGCTGCTGGACATGGGCTCCGACATCAACGCCCAGATCGAGACCAACCGCAACACGGCGCTGACCCTGGCCTGCTTCCAGGGCCGCGCCGAGGTGGTCAGCCTGCTGCTTGACCGCAAGGCCAACGTGGAGCACAGGGCCAAG actgGTCTGACCCCCCTGATGGAGGCAGCGTCGGGGGGCTATGCCGAGGTGGGCCGGGTGCTGCTGGATAAGGGCGCCGACGTCAACGCCCCTCCGGTCCCCTCGTCCAGAGACACGGCCCTCACCATCGCTGCCGACAAGGGCCACTACAAGTTCTGCGAGCTCCTCATCAACAG GGGCGCTCACATCGACGTGCGCAACAAGAAGGGGAACACGCCCCTGTGGCTGGCGGCCAACGGCGGCCACTTTGACGTGGTGCAGCTGCTGGTGCACGCCAGCGCTGACGTGGACGCCGCAGACAACCGCAAGATCACCCCGCTCATGGCCGCCTTCCGCAAG GGTCACGTGAAGGTGGTGCAGTACCTGGTGAAGGAGGTCAACCAGTTCCCCTCCGACATCGAGTGCATGAGATACATCGCCACCATCGCGGACAAG GAGCTGCTGAAGAAGTGCCACCAGTGCATGGAGACCATCGTCAAGGCTAAGGACCAGCAGGCAGCAGAGGCCAACAAGAATGCCAGCATCCTGCTGAAGGAGCTGGACCTGGAGAAG tccagagaggagagcaagAAGCAGGCCCTGGCCGCCAAGAGGGAGAAGCGCAAGGAGAAacgcaagaagaagaaggaggagcagaagaggaagcaggaggaggaggaggaggagaagaccaaGGAGGAGTTCTGCGAcatgcaggaggagaaggaggactcCGCTGAAG aagAGGAGGTTCCCATCGACCCCCCCagcgccaccaccaccaccaccatcggCATCTCCGCTACCTCCGCCACCTTCACCTGCACCTTCGGGAAGAAGCGCGCCGGCGTGgccaccacccccagcaccaaCCGCAAGAGCAAGAAGAACAAGACCAAGGACTCGCCCGACGACACCATCATCCTGCAGGACTCGCAG gtGGCGCTGGCGCAGCACAAGGCTGACAAAAACAAGATCCAGGGCGAGCCCCGGGGCGGAGGCGGGGGCCTGGCGGGGGGCAACAGTGACTCGGACCCCCTGGACAGCACTGACTGTGCCAGCGAGGGCAGCAGCAGCGGGGGCAAGAGCCAGGAACTCAACTACCTGCCCGACCTGCCCTCCTGcgcctcctcctactcctcctcctcatcctcctcctcctcctcggctccCCCGCTGGGGGCGCACCCCTCCCACGCCCTCCTGCCCGGCCCGGAGAAGAGACACTGCCCTCAGCTGCACAGCGACAGCAAGCTGGACAACAAGGTCACGGTCTCCATCTCCAAACCATCGCAGAA ggTTCCTGACATGAGTGAGCTGGTCCCCagctccctgccctcccccttcaaGACTATGTCCctgcccatctcctcccccaacaGCAAGCTGAGCCTCACCTCCCCCAAGAGAgggcagaagagagaggagggctggaaggAGGTGGTCCGGAG CCCTGCTGTGTCCGTCAGGTCTAAGAAGCTGTCCGTCCCGGCCTCCGTGGTGTCTCGCATCATGGGCCGCGGCGGCTGCAACATCACGGCCATCCAGGACGTGACGGGAGCCCACATCGACGTGGACAAGCAGAAGGACAAGAACGGAGAGAGGATGATCACCATCAG AGGTGGCACGGAGTCTACGAGGCACGCCGTGCAGCTCATCAACGCCCTGATCCAGGACCCGgccaaggagctggaggacctgATCCCCAGGAACCACATCCGCGCCCCGGGCTCCAAGGCCAGCTCGGCCCCCTTCGCCAGCGGGGCCTCCAGCGGCTCCTCCGCCGGGGCCAAGGCCTTCAGCTCCCTGGTCACGTCCTCGGGAGTCTCcttccagtcctcctcctcctcccaggtggGGGGGAAGGTGGGGAAGGGGCTGTCGTCCGGGGTGAGGCAGCCCTTCCCGGTGTCCCTGCCCCTGGCCTACGCCCACCCCCAGCTGGCTCTCCTGGCCGCCCAGACCATGCACCAGATCAGACACCCGCGTCTGCCCATGGCCCAGTTCGGGGGTACGTTCTCCCCTGCTGCCAGCACCTGGGGCCCCTTCCCCGTGCGGCCGGTGAGCCCCGGGAGCGCCAACAGCTCCCCGAAACACAACGGAGGAGCCACAGGCCGGCCCGGCGCCACGCCCCACAGCGAGCACAGCAGCGCCGTCAGTCCGGCGGCGACCGTCTCCAGCCCCTCCGGAACCGCCCCGGCCGCGGCCTCTCCTCACACCCCCAACCCGCCCGCGCCCTCCAACCCCCAGCCCAGCGCCCCCACGCCCTCCTGCGTCAGGAAACAGCTGTTCACCTCCGACCCCAAACCCTCCGGGGTCACCTCCTTGTCCATGGCGCCCACAGCTGCGGTGAGCAGCGGCGGTAACGCAGTGCGAGGCACGGGGTCTCCCGCCCACCATCACACGGGCATGACGGCTACCTCCGCCTCCAGCTCCGCCCAGGCCCCGGCGGGCTGCGCCCCGccgcccctcctccagcccctcaagGTGGAGCCCAGCGCCTCGGCCTCCCCAGGCAAGGAGAAGCCCCCTGCGTCTCTGGAGAGCCAGACCTCCTCTTCCAGCGAGAGCCACAGCTCAGCAGGCTTCGCCACGCCAGCCCTGGCCTTGCCCCCCAAGCCTGAGCCCCGGCAGCagttacccccccctcccccctcctcctccgccgccgccatcacctcctcctcctcctctacagaagcccccccgcccctgctcgccccccagcccagctcccacctcccccctggtCCCGCCCCCTCACACAGCTCCATGCACCCCAACAACACGGTGCCCCACTTCtcagcccccgccccccgcgtCTCTCACCGGATGCAGCCGTCGGGACCGTACTACCCGCTgtcagagcagcagcagcagcaggtgttTGTGCCCCTCAGCGCCCAGCAGGAGCCCCCCAAGCAGCCCCAGAGCCAGGCTCAGGTGTCCCACCTACCCCAGCAACCCAGCCTGCCTCCCCAGGCCCAGGGCCCCCCCCACCAGGTGCCCTCCAGCCTGGGCATGATGAACGGATCCCAGATGCAGCACGTCCACGGGGGAGGCAAGACCCAGCAGATGCCCCCCAACTTCGGCCCCGCGGCGCTCTTCAACCATTTCAGCAGCATCTTCGACAACAACAACCAG GGAAACAACCAGGTGTGGGGTGCATGCCACCTGCCCACCCGCTCCCCCCCTGAGCAGCCTTACTCGGCCCCCCCGCCCTACATGAGCATGAGTCAGATGGAGGGCCTGATGCCTCCAGACAGCTCCAAGGCTCCAGGCTACCGCTCCACCTCCCAGAGGATGGTCAACAACCCCATAG CTCTCACCAGCTATGCCACCAGTATCTCCGGCAGCCCAGTCTACCTCCACGGCCCTGCCGCCGTGGGCACGCCCTCCTTCAGCAGACAGCacttctcccctcacccctggaGCGCCGCGTCttccg GTGAGTCTCAGGTGGCCCCTCCCTCCACGGTGTCGTCCTCGTCCCTGTCCTCCTCGTCTGGGCCCCCTCCTCAGCAGCCCAAGCCTGGCAACTCCAGCCAGCAGGACCGCAAGGTGCCCCCCCCCATCGGCACGGAGCGCCTGGCCCGGATCAGGCAGACGGGCTctgtcaacccccccctcctcaccaccagCTACACGGCACCCGTGGGACAGGGGGGCATCTGGTCCTTCGGTGTGGGCAGTGCCTCtg AGGCCATGTCCGGCTGGTCTCAGCCGCTGATGAGCAGTCACATGATGCACCCGCAGCTGCAGGCGGAGCAGACGGCCTTCTCCCAGCACCAGCCCATGGAGCAGGACGACACGGGCATCTCCAACCCAGCCAACAGCTACCACCAACCCCAGCACATGCCCAACAGCTACATGGACTTCCCCAAG gGTATGCCCATGTCTATGTATGGAGGAACCAtgctgcccccccaccctcccatggCGGAGGGGCCGGGGGCTGCCATGTACAACGGCCTGCACACCCCAGACCCTGCCTGGAGCCCCATCATCAAGGTGGTCCCTAACAACACAGACAGTTCAGACCCACAGCAG GTGTGGCCGGGTACCTGGGCCCCTCACGTGCACCTGAACCACGTCAACTAG